The following are encoded together in the Eleftheria terrae genome:
- a CDS encoding sterol desaturase family protein produces the protein MACCGTTVLAEAWRLDRGTVSFAFLLATIGYLALLERFIPYDRSWHPTAREWGHYGIYFLLTVVGGAMAQAVLLAVFSGEGPEHGRLPLPLELLLALLAGSLASYWVHRLGHTVPWLWRLHGVHHVPQKVNVANNGVNHLADVLIAQLVVQATLSLLGLSQTARFAVGLFVIAQGYFTHANIDVRLGRLNHLLASPEQHRLHHSTDLDEAGHYGSDLSIWDRLFGSFTWQPQRRPRGIGLAEPDSFPATGAIGATLLHPWRKRRPTRH, from the coding sequence ATGGCCTGCTGCGGCACCACAGTGCTGGCAGAGGCCTGGCGGCTGGACCGCGGGACGGTCAGCTTCGCCTTCCTGCTCGCCACCATCGGCTACCTGGCGCTGCTGGAGCGGTTCATTCCCTACGACAGGAGCTGGCACCCCACCGCACGCGAATGGGGCCACTACGGCATCTACTTCCTGCTGACCGTGGTGGGCGGTGCGATGGCCCAGGCCGTGCTGCTGGCGGTCTTCAGCGGCGAAGGGCCTGAGCACGGCAGGTTGCCGCTGCCCCTGGAACTGCTGCTGGCCCTGCTTGCCGGCTCCCTGGCGAGCTACTGGGTGCACCGGCTGGGCCATACCGTGCCGTGGCTGTGGCGGCTGCACGGGGTGCACCATGTGCCGCAGAAGGTGAACGTGGCCAACAACGGCGTCAACCACCTGGCCGACGTGCTGATCGCGCAGCTGGTGGTACAGGCCACGCTGTCGCTGCTCGGGCTGTCGCAGACGGCGCGCTTCGCGGTGGGACTGTTCGTCATCGCGCAGGGCTACTTCACGCACGCCAACATCGACGTCCGGCTCGGCCGCCTCAACCACCTGCTCGCCAGCCCCGAGCAGCACCGGCTGCACCACAGCACCGACCTCGATGAAGCCGGCCACTACGGCTCCGACCTGTCGATCTGGGACCGGCTCTTCGGCAGCTTCACCTGGCAGCCGCAACGCCGTCCCCGCGGCATCGGCCTGGCAGAGCCCGACTCGTTCCCCGCCACCGGGGCCATCGGAGCCACCCTGCTGCATCCCTGGCGCAAGCGCCGCCCCACCCGCCACTGA
- a CDS encoding methyl-accepting chemotaxis protein: MVKNLSIKARLVFVLSFLALQLATGALIGIFSLREANTLMASMYDDRLVALGQLDRVIRLLNRNQTLLSQALVLPADKVAAHLSAVEENDTVIARVWKEYMATYLTPEEKAQASEFEAARQKMLQEGVQPTVAALRSGDTAKATELMLGPVTAMFTPTREAGDHLISLQLREAATLRAQAQSRYELVRNSCTAAVIAGLLVALGFGVWLVRSIVGPLSTAVRITERVAQGDLTQRIEATTSDETGQLLAALKRMNESLVGIVSRVRNSSDSIATGSTQIAIGNQDLSQRTEEQASNLQQTAASMEQLTATVKQNADTAREATQLAHGATEAAAEGGRVVGQVVVTMNDITQASHKIADIIGVIDGIAFQTNILALNAAVEAARAGEQGRGFAVVAGEVRSLAQRSAQAAKEIKVLIGDSVTKVESGSRLVNEAGESITNIVRQVKRVNDLIEEIGSATVEQSSGIGQIGDAVNQLDQVTQQNAALVEESAAAAESLKHQAAELARMVSVFQLSEATA; the protein is encoded by the coding sequence TTGGTCAAGAACCTTTCCATCAAAGCACGGCTCGTCTTTGTGCTGTCTTTCCTCGCCCTTCAGCTGGCCACGGGTGCCCTCATCGGCATCTTCAGCCTCCGCGAGGCCAATACCTTGATGGCGAGCATGTACGACGACCGGCTCGTTGCATTGGGTCAGCTGGACCGCGTCATCCGCCTGTTGAACCGCAATCAGACCCTGCTGTCGCAGGCGCTCGTGTTGCCGGCCGACAAGGTGGCCGCGCACCTGAGCGCGGTGGAGGAGAACGACACTGTCATCGCCCGGGTGTGGAAGGAGTACATGGCCACCTACCTCACGCCGGAAGAGAAAGCCCAGGCAAGTGAGTTCGAGGCGGCACGGCAGAAGATGCTCCAGGAAGGCGTGCAGCCGACTGTGGCCGCATTGCGAAGCGGCGATACCGCCAAGGCGACGGAACTGATGCTGGGGCCGGTGACAGCGATGTTCACGCCGACGCGGGAAGCCGGTGACCACCTCATCAGCCTGCAGCTGCGAGAGGCGGCTACCCTGCGTGCCCAGGCGCAGTCCCGCTATGAGCTGGTGCGCAATTCATGCACCGCCGCCGTCATCGCCGGCCTGCTGGTGGCGCTGGGCTTTGGCGTGTGGCTGGTGCGCTCCATCGTCGGCCCGCTGTCGACGGCCGTGCGCATCACCGAGCGTGTCGCCCAGGGTGACCTGACGCAGCGCATCGAAGCGACCACCTCCGACGAGACCGGCCAGCTGCTGGCCGCACTCAAGCGAATGAACGAGAGCCTGGTCGGCATCGTCTCGCGAGTCCGCAACAGCTCCGACAGCATTGCGACCGGTTCCACCCAGATTGCCATTGGCAACCAGGACTTGAGCCAGCGCACTGAAGAGCAGGCCAGCAACCTGCAGCAGACCGCAGCCTCGATGGAGCAGTTGACCGCAACGGTCAAGCAGAACGCCGACACCGCGCGCGAAGCAACCCAGCTGGCCCACGGCGCCACCGAAGCCGCGGCCGAAGGAGGCCGGGTGGTGGGGCAGGTGGTGGTCACGATGAACGACATCACGCAGGCCTCGCACAAGATCGCCGACATCATCGGCGTGATCGACGGCATTGCCTTCCAGACCAACATCCTGGCCCTCAATGCCGCCGTGGAAGCCGCACGCGCTGGCGAGCAGGGCCGGGGCTTCGCGGTCGTGGCCGGCGAGGTGCGCAGCCTGGCGCAGCGGTCGGCCCAGGCGGCCAAGGAAATCAAGGTGCTGATCGGTGACAGCGTGACCAAGGTGGAAAGTGGCTCGAGGCTCGTCAACGAAGCGGGCGAGTCGATCACCAACATCGTCAGGCAGGTCAAGCGCGTCAACGACTTGATCGAGGAAATCGGCTCGGCCACCGTGGAGCAGAGCAGCGGCATCGGCCAGATCGGTGATGCGGTCAACCAGCTCGACCAGGTCACCCAGCAGAATGCGGCGCTGGTCGAAGAGAGCGCTGCAGCCGCTGAAAGCCTCAAGCACCAGGCGGCGGAACTGGCGCGCATGGTGTCGGTGTTCCAGCTGTCCGAGGCCACGGCCTGA
- a CDS encoding phytoene desaturase family protein, producing MLIIGGGLGGLSTGCYAQMNGYRSHVLEMHEIPGGCCTAWDRGDFTFDCCISWLLGNGPGNEMHQIWLELGALQGKQMRHFDVFNIVRGRDGRSVYFYSDPDRLEAHLKSLSPADSKLIRDFCKGLRQFRKCLAVYPFLKPVGLMGRSERWRMMASFIPHFNVIRKSISVLMTDYSARFKDPLLREAFNFILYEKHPNFPVLPFYFQLAAHANHSAGVPEGGSLGLSRSIEARYRRLGGELSYNAKVEQVLVENDRAIGVRLSDGRELFADIVVSAADGHTTVMKFLQGRYLDETYERLYTRTIEQPGMVFPGYFIVFLGLDRQFPEGEPCTTYLLDEADAARMLGIRHPSINVQFRSLHYPELAPEGGSIVYATYFCDVAPWRELTDGPEQASRPRRGEQLHTLPVRRGARYSAAKRQVCNAMLDILERRYPGLKDAVKVRDVSTPLTQVRYTGNYDGTVLGWQPFVESGETLEEQVKRHGPVLPGLRNFYLSGVWATTGGLIRAAAAGRQVMQFICRDDGKPFSASIDDSAPAPTHLVVPVGKPAPSTGRAAGFPQEVRWTRSTT from the coding sequence ATGCTCATCATCGGTGGCGGCCTCGGCGGCCTGTCCACCGGCTGCTACGCGCAGATGAACGGCTACCGCAGCCACGTACTGGAAATGCACGAGATCCCCGGCGGTTGCTGCACCGCCTGGGACCGCGGCGACTTCACCTTCGACTGCTGCATCAGCTGGCTGCTCGGCAACGGGCCGGGCAACGAGATGCACCAGATCTGGCTGGAGCTGGGCGCGCTGCAAGGCAAGCAGATGCGGCACTTCGACGTCTTCAACATCGTGCGCGGTCGCGACGGCCGCTCGGTCTACTTCTACTCCGACCCGGACCGGCTGGAGGCCCACCTGAAGTCGCTCTCCCCGGCCGACAGCAAGCTGATCCGCGACTTCTGCAAGGGCCTGCGCCAGTTCAGGAAGTGCCTGGCCGTCTACCCTTTCCTCAAGCCGGTGGGCCTGATGGGGCGCTCGGAGCGCTGGCGGATGATGGCGTCCTTCATTCCCCACTTCAACGTCATCCGCAAGTCCATCAGCGTGCTGATGACGGACTATTCGGCGCGCTTCAAGGACCCGCTGCTGCGCGAGGCCTTCAACTTCATCCTCTATGAGAAGCACCCGAACTTCCCGGTGCTGCCCTTCTACTTCCAGCTGGCAGCCCATGCCAACCATTCGGCCGGTGTGCCGGAAGGCGGCTCGCTGGGCCTGTCGCGCTCCATCGAGGCGAGGTACCGGCGGCTGGGCGGGGAGCTCAGCTACAACGCCAAGGTCGAGCAGGTGCTGGTCGAGAACGACCGCGCGATCGGCGTGCGCCTGAGCGACGGGCGCGAGCTGTTCGCCGACATCGTGGTCTCGGCGGCCGACGGCCACACCACGGTGATGAAGTTCCTGCAGGGCCGCTACCTCGACGAGACCTACGAGCGGCTGTACACCCGCACCATCGAGCAGCCGGGCATGGTGTTTCCCGGCTACTTCATCGTCTTCCTCGGGCTGGACCGTCAGTTTCCCGAAGGTGAGCCCTGCACCACCTACCTGCTGGACGAGGCGGATGCGGCGCGCATGCTGGGCATCCGCCATCCCAGCATCAATGTGCAGTTTCGCAGCCTGCATTACCCGGAGCTGGCGCCCGAGGGCGGCAGCATCGTGTACGCCACCTACTTTTGCGACGTGGCCCCCTGGCGCGAGCTGACCGACGGGCCCGAGCAGGCCAGCCGGCCGCGCCGCGGCGAACAGCTGCACACCCTGCCGGTGCGGCGCGGCGCACGGTACAGCGCGGCCAAGCGGCAGGTGTGCAATGCGATGCTCGACATCCTCGAGCGCCGCTACCCGGGCCTGAAGGACGCGGTCAAGGTGCGCGATGTCTCCACCCCGCTGACCCAGGTGCGCTACACCGGCAACTACGACGGCACCGTGCTGGGCTGGCAGCCCTTTGTCGAGAGCGGCGAAACACTGGAAGAGCAGGTCAAGCGCCATGGCCCGGTGCTGCCCGGCCTGCGGAACTTCTACCTCTCGGGCGTCTGGGCCACCACCGGCGGCCTGATCCGGGCGGCAGCCGCCGGACGGCAGGTGATGCAGTTCATCTGCCGCGACGACGGCAAGCCCTTCAGCGCCAGCATCGACGACAGCGCCCCCGCACCGACGCACCTGGTGGTGCCGGTGGGCAAGCCCGCTCCCTCCACGGGGCGCGCCGCAGGTTTCCCCCAAGAGGTCCGCTGGACCAGGAGTACCACATGA
- a CDS encoding LysR substrate-binding domain-containing protein, whose translation MRSPLSGRVQPRLLRNAAGAKMAAVQKPVLTVNDPVALCRATVLGLGVGLVAVPHAMPYLQGGELERLLPDWDADLGPVSLYFTSQKLLPAKTRAFVDFITEAFRARPLPQAGSAAPGARRKTR comes from the coding sequence ATGCGCTCGCCGCTGAGCGGCCGGGTGCAGCCGCGGCTGCTGCGCAACGCGGCCGGGGCGAAGATGGCTGCGGTGCAGAAGCCGGTGCTGACGGTCAACGACCCGGTGGCGCTTTGCCGCGCGACAGTGCTGGGGCTGGGCGTCGGCCTGGTGGCCGTGCCCCATGCGATGCCGTACCTGCAGGGCGGCGAGCTGGAGCGGCTGCTTCCGGACTGGGACGCCGATCTCGGGCCCGTCTCGCTCTACTTCACCAGCCAGAAGCTGCTGCCGGCCAAGACGCGGGCATTCGTCGACTTCATCACCGAGGCGTTCCGGGCGCGGCCGCTGCCACAGGCCGGGTCTGCCGCGCCGGGGGCGAGGCGGAAAACGCGCTGA
- a CDS encoding MDR family NADP-dependent oxidoreductase, with amino-acid sequence MRIEKWVVREHVEGVPDASRIYEKVVEDVEVRLADDEMLLKTLYVSVDPYLQGIARDTPLGDVMGADSVMQVLQAGPRAPHRAGDLVQGFGGWRSHVVSNGEPALWQTGTFPMVFPAYRRLQPHHYDDALPLSTALGVLGGPGMTAWGILRKFMTIKRGDQVLVSGASGTIGSLIGQWAQRDGARVVGLTSSPARAAQLHELGFDEVVVCRHDDDEATVRAALQDALPDGVDKYLDSVGGRVTDVVFSMLNVHSQVAVCWQWASQVGQDHLGPRLLPYIMFPRATLRGIFSLEWFTEENWEALHAELGGMLRRGELSYRQTVHRGFDQLPQAYQSLFTGAAAKQGKVLVQV; translated from the coding sequence ATGAGAATCGAGAAATGGGTCGTGCGCGAGCACGTGGAAGGCGTGCCGGACGCCAGCAGGATCTATGAGAAGGTGGTGGAGGACGTCGAGGTCCGCCTTGCCGACGACGAGATGCTGCTGAAAACCCTGTACGTGTCCGTCGATCCCTACCTGCAGGGCATTGCGCGGGACACACCGCTGGGCGACGTGATGGGTGCCGACTCCGTGATGCAGGTACTGCAGGCCGGCCCGCGGGCGCCGCACCGGGCAGGCGACCTGGTGCAGGGCTTCGGCGGATGGCGCAGCCATGTCGTCAGCAACGGTGAGCCGGCGCTTTGGCAGACCGGCACCTTCCCGATGGTCTTCCCCGCCTATCGCCGCTTGCAGCCGCACCACTACGATGATGCACTGCCGCTGTCCACCGCGCTGGGCGTGCTGGGCGGCCCGGGCATGACGGCCTGGGGCATCCTGCGCAAGTTCATGACGATCAAGCGAGGCGACCAGGTGTTGGTCAGCGGTGCTTCTGGCACCATCGGCTCGCTCATCGGCCAATGGGCCCAGCGTGACGGCGCCCGCGTGGTGGGCCTCACCAGCTCGCCCGCCCGGGCGGCACAGCTGCACGAGCTGGGCTTCGACGAGGTGGTGGTTTGCCGACATGACGACGACGAGGCCACCGTGCGCGCCGCCTTGCAGGATGCCTTGCCCGATGGCGTCGACAAGTACCTCGACAGCGTGGGCGGCCGGGTGACCGACGTGGTGTTCTCGATGCTCAACGTCCACAGCCAGGTGGCGGTGTGCTGGCAGTGGGCCAGCCAGGTCGGCCAGGACCACCTTGGTCCTCGGCTGCTGCCCTACATCATGTTTCCGCGCGCCACCCTCCGCGGCATCTTTTCGCTCGAATGGTTCACCGAGGAAAACTGGGAGGCCTTGCACGCCGAGCTCGGCGGCATGCTGCGCCGCGGTGAGCTGAGCTACCGGCAGACGGTGCACCGCGGCTTCGACCAGTTGCCGCAGGCGTACCAGAGCCTGTTCACCGGCGCCGCGGCCAAGCAGGGCAAGGTGCTGGTGCAGGTCTAG
- a CDS encoding phytoene desaturase family protein, protein MSREDLPLDWCEPRRPGAGKPRVIVIGAGISGMSTGVYAQMNGMDSRIYESYVMPGGCCTGWVRKGYTFDYCIEWLIGSGAGNAAHQVWQELGALDGKTVVNFEMFNRVVGPDGREVTFYNDPDRLEQHLLEVSPQDEALIRSFCADVRRFVKLEMYPVLKPDPLKTWRERLGEWMGILPSFRLFWRSGAMQMDTFADKFRDPLLRRAMRNIFFQDPGCFPVLPYLYNLACAHKNNAGFPQGGSLALARSVEARYKSLGGRVHYRARVEKVLVEDGRAVGVELKNGTRHYADYVVSACDGHTTIYKMLQGRYVNDTVEKLYKDLLLRPDILYPGVVSVFLGVQGEFDRSEPHTTTYLLSDSERQQLPSAPQGSLVVQLRSHYSDSFTPPGRSVIHCTYFSDYAYWHRLRSEDRKEYWAQKRRVADFVRAYLERLYPGLNERVEVVNVSSPATTQRYTGNHNGSILAWKAFTEAEDLANKLLNQGRMQLPGLQRFYMAGQWIGGGGLIRAASSGRYVVQYICDEQGRAFQAYPSQGGKAWHVGQLGLLHSEEQAEA, encoded by the coding sequence ATGTCGCGTGAAGACCTTCCGCTCGACTGGTGCGAGCCCAGGCGCCCCGGCGCCGGCAAGCCGCGCGTCATCGTGATCGGCGCCGGCATCAGCGGCATGTCCACCGGCGTCTATGCGCAAATGAACGGCATGGACAGCCGCATCTACGAGTCCTACGTGATGCCGGGTGGTTGCTGCACCGGGTGGGTCCGCAAGGGCTACACCTTCGACTACTGCATCGAGTGGTTGATCGGCTCGGGGGCCGGCAATGCGGCGCACCAGGTGTGGCAGGAGCTGGGTGCGCTGGACGGCAAGACGGTGGTGAACTTCGAAATGTTCAACCGGGTGGTGGGCCCGGACGGCCGGGAGGTCACCTTCTACAACGACCCCGACCGGCTGGAGCAGCACCTGCTGGAGGTCTCGCCACAGGACGAGGCGCTGATCCGCAGCTTTTGCGCCGACGTGCGCCGCTTCGTCAAGCTGGAGATGTACCCGGTCCTCAAGCCCGACCCGCTGAAGACCTGGCGCGAGCGCCTGGGTGAATGGATGGGCATCCTGCCGTCCTTCCGGCTGTTCTGGCGCAGCGGCGCCATGCAGATGGACACCTTCGCCGACAAGTTCCGCGACCCGCTGCTGCGGCGCGCGATGCGCAACATCTTCTTCCAGGACCCGGGTTGTTTCCCGGTGCTGCCCTACCTCTACAACCTGGCCTGCGCACACAAGAACAACGCCGGCTTCCCGCAAGGCGGATCGCTGGCGCTGGCCCGTTCGGTGGAGGCACGCTACAAGTCGCTCGGCGGCAGGGTGCACTACCGCGCCCGTGTCGAGAAGGTGCTGGTGGAAGACGGCCGGGCGGTCGGCGTTGAGCTGAAGAACGGCACCCGGCACTACGCCGACTATGTCGTCTCTGCCTGCGACGGCCACACCACCATCTACAAGATGCTGCAGGGCCGCTATGTCAACGACACGGTGGAGAAGCTGTACAAGGACCTGCTGCTGCGCCCCGACATCCTCTACCCGGGCGTGGTGTCGGTCTTCCTCGGCGTGCAGGGCGAGTTCGACCGCAGCGAGCCGCACACCACCACCTACCTGTTGTCGGACAGCGAGCGCCAGCAGCTGCCCAGCGCACCGCAGGGCAGCCTGGTGGTGCAGCTGCGTTCGCACTACAGCGACAGCTTCACCCCACCGGGCCGCTCGGTCATCCACTGCACCTACTTCAGCGACTACGCCTACTGGCACCGGCTGCGCAGCGAGGACCGCAAGGAATACTGGGCCCAGAAGCGCCGGGTGGCCGACTTCGTGCGTGCCTACCTGGAGCGCCTCTACCCGGGCCTGAACGAGCGGGTGGAGGTGGTGAACGTCTCCTCGCCGGCCACCACGCAACGCTACACCGGCAACCACAACGGCAGCATCCTGGCCTGGAAGGCCTTCACCGAAGCCGAAGACCTGGCCAACAAGCTGCTCAACCAGGGCCGCATGCAGCTGCCAGGGCTGCAGCGCTTCTACATGGCCGGCCAGTGGATCGGCGGCGGCGGTCTGATTCGGGCCGCCTCCTCCGGGCGCTATGTCGTGCAGTACATCTGCGACGAGCAGGGGCGCGCCTTCCAGGCCTATCCCAGCCAGGGCGGCAAGGCCTGGCACGTCGGGCAGCTCGGGCTGCTGCACAGCGAAGAGCAGGCCGAGGCCTGA
- a CDS encoding ferredoxin--NADP reductase, protein MSHFNEERVLSVRHWTDRLFSFTTTRDQAFRFQNGHFTMIGLKVNGKPLLRAYSVASANHEEHLEFFSIKVPDGPLTSRLQHLKEGDTILVGRKPTGTLLLDYLLPGKRLYMLATGTGLAPFLSVIRDPHTYERFEQVVLVHGCREVNELAYQDLITQELPGHEFLGELASRQLLYYPTVTREPFRNQGRITTLIENGKLFSDLGLPALDREHDRVMICGSPQMLKDLKALLDGRGLHEGSTHAPGDYVVERAFADQ, encoded by the coding sequence ATGAGCCATTTCAACGAAGAACGTGTGTTGAGCGTCCGCCACTGGACCGATCGCCTGTTCAGCTTCACGACCACCCGCGACCAGGCCTTCCGCTTCCAGAACGGCCATTTCACGATGATCGGGCTGAAGGTCAACGGCAAGCCGCTGCTGCGCGCCTACAGCGTGGCCAGCGCCAACCATGAAGAGCACCTGGAGTTCTTCAGCATCAAGGTGCCCGACGGCCCGCTCACCTCGCGGCTGCAGCACCTGAAGGAAGGCGACACGATCCTGGTCGGGCGCAAGCCCACCGGCACGCTGCTGCTGGACTACCTGCTGCCCGGCAAGCGGCTGTACATGCTGGCCACCGGCACCGGGCTGGCACCGTTCCTGAGCGTGATCCGCGACCCGCACACCTATGAGCGCTTCGAGCAGGTGGTGCTGGTGCACGGTTGCCGCGAGGTCAACGAGCTGGCCTACCAGGACCTGATCACCCAGGAACTGCCGGGCCACGAGTTCCTTGGCGAGCTGGCCTCGCGGCAGCTGCTGTACTACCCGACGGTCACGCGCGAGCCGTTCCGCAACCAGGGCCGCATCACGACGCTGATCGAGAACGGCAAGCTGTTCTCCGACCTGGGCCTGCCCGCGCTCGACCGCGAGCACGACCGCGTGATGATCTGCGGCAGCCCGCAGATGCTGAAGGACCTGAAGGCCTTGCTGGACGGCCGGGGCCTGCACGAAGGCAGCACACATGCGCCGGGCGACTATGTGGTGGAGCGGGCCTTCGCCGACCAGTAG